From Antennarius striatus isolate MH-2024 chromosome 9, ASM4005453v1, whole genome shotgun sequence, one genomic window encodes:
- the LOC137601656 gene encoding 2-iminobutanoate/2-iminopropanoate deaminase-like, with translation MAALIRRIISTTKAPAAIGPYSQAVLVDRTLYISGQLGMCPTSGELVEGGVQAQTRQALANMGEILKAAECGFENVVKATVFLADMNDFTNVNTVYKEFFKSNYPSRAAFQVAALPKGGLVEIEAIAVLGPLTNAS, from the exons ATGGCTGCTTTAATCCGGAGGATTATCAGCACAACTAAAGCCCCCGCTGCTATCGGCCCGTACAG CCAAGCTGTGTTGGTAGATCGAACCCTGTACATCTCAGGACAGCTGGGAATGTGTCCCACCAGTGGAGAGCTAGTGGAGGGGGGCGTCCAGGCTCAGACCAGACAG GCTCTGGCGAACATGGGTGAAATCCTGAAAGCAGCGGAATGTGGTTTTGAAAACG TTGTCAAAGCCACAGTGTTCTTGGCCGACATGAATGACTTCACAAACGTCAACACAGTTTACAAAGAAT tCTTCAAATCTAACTACCCATCCAGAGCCGCCTTCCAGGTTGCTGCTCTTCCCAAA gGTGGGCTGGTTGAGATCGAAGCTATTGCTGTACTGGGCCCACTGACCAATGCgtcctaa